In Lemur catta isolate mLemCat1 chromosome 1, mLemCat1.pri, whole genome shotgun sequence, one DNA window encodes the following:
- the LOC123630131 gene encoding basic salivary proline-rich protein 2-like: MAEAGGLSHRESGRRAGEAPPPRSCRRGALGGTGRRPPPGGRRSRWSRGRRGRRGRRVRGRRPLCPRFRGPESPQAGTGPSGGAPNPSVPPAGTPAGPAAPTADRGDWTHRLLSPGRELPGHHSPCHLFQMLQDYALLQVRLEKYQDRIMDTSEEQ, from the exons atggccgaggcgggaggactcAGCCACCGGGAGAGCGGCCGCCGCGCAGGGGAGGCGCCGCCGCCGAGAAGCTGCCGCCGCGGCGCTCTCGGGGGGACGGGACGGCGG CCACCACCCGGCGGGCGCCGGAGCCGCTGGAGCCGCGGCCGCAGGGGCCGCAGGGGCCGCAGGGTGCGCGGTCGCCGCCCCCTCTGCCCGCGGTTCCGGGGGCCTGAGTCTCCTCAGGCCGGGACAGGACCGAGTGGCGGGGCTCCGAACCCGTCTGTTCCCCCGGCGGGGACTCCCGCTGGACCCGCTGCCCCGACTGCGGACAGAGGGGACTGGACGCACCGCCTCCTTTCCCCGGGCCGCGAGCTTCCTGGTCACCACAGTCCCTGCCACCTCTTCCAAATGCTCCAGGACTACGCACTTCTACAAGTGAG